The window CGATTTTTATTCATATTTAGAAGTCGATAATTATTATCAAAGCAATATTTTAAAATATTCCAAACAGGATATTTCCGATTTTAAAAATAATACCAATATTGCAAAATATCAGATCGATACTCTTGATGATTTTATAACTTCCGTGAAATTCGATTTCAGGTTAAAACACAGAATTTTTGCCGGACACACCCAAATCAATAAATTTGTCTATAAATTCGATAAGTACAACAACAATTATATTAAAGATAATAATTATGTTAATTTTGGATTAATCCAATATTTGAGCAAACAAGTAAATTTTTCTTTGAATTATTATTTTTATCCAGAGATTTATCTCAGGCAATATCAAAGTGTTCTTGAAGAAGAAAGTATTTACCGCAATTTTTCCTACTCAAAAAATGTGTATAATTCTTTTCTGAATTGGAAACTCCTTTCTTTGATCGATCTGGATTATAAGTTTGAATTTTCCCAACTTTATTATAATGAATACTTTACGGAATATGATGCAAAGAATATTGAAAACAGGTTCGGTCTTGGCTTGAACATCACCAAAAATCTGAAAATAAATACTCGCTATTCCTATAAAACTTCCAATGCTGATGCCGAAGATGCCTTCAATGAACCGGAAAGGATCGATGTGATAAAAGATGCTTCATATCAGGCGAATATCTATTTTGGCAGAATTTCTTTTACAAAATTTTTGAATCTTTTCAGATATAAACTGGATCTATCTTCAAGTTTGAAATTCGAGCAGAGGTATTTCCAATCCGAATATCTAAATGATTCCTACCATTACGGCAGAGATGACGAAATTATGAGGATCAATAACAATTTTAAAATAACCTTCAGTAAGAAATTTTCTGCAAAGATATTCTATAATTTTGAAAAGAGAAATACAGATTCTATCTTTGACTTCGTGATCGAAGATAAAGAATACTCTCTTTATGAAGTTGGATCAACACTGAAATTCAAGTTTTAATCGAATGTAAAAACAAACAGCCATGTTTGTTCTTTTTTCTTTAACTTTTTCCATACATAAAGTGTGTAGTTAAAGTAGAATAATCATCATACTTCTGTTTTACATTCGTATTTTCTAAACAGCACCACTTTAATCCTTGACAATTTTCCGACCAAATTTGTTTCAAATCCAGCATGAATTATAATTAATAATTCGGTAATATAAAGGACAGGGATGAACAAAAAAAGTATCCTCATCGTTGAAGATGAAAAAATAATTTCCAAAGATATCAAAAGGATCTTAATAAAATTCGGGTATGAAGTTTCCGGAATTGCTGTTTCCGGGAAAGAGGTTTTTGCTCAAATACAAAAACATAAACCTGATCTGATTTTGATGGATATCATTCTAAAAGGTGATTTGAGTGGTATCGATACTGCGGAAAAGATAATAGAACGCTGGAATATTCCTATCATATATTTAACCGCTTATGCTGATGAACAAACCTTGCAGAAAGCGAAGACAACCATTCCTTACGGTTATATTCTCAAACCGTTTGAAGAAAAAGAATTGTATGCGATCGTGGAAATGGCATTTCATAAACACAAACTGGAAAAGAAACTAATACAATCGGTTGAATATACACGAAATATTATTGATAGTTCTCTCGATATGATCATAACCATTAATAAAGACGAGAAAATCGTGGAATTCAATCGAGCAGCAGAAGAAATTTTCGGTTACTCAAAAAAAGATATAAAAGAGAAGCCCTTCAACACCTTGTTTTCAAAAAAAGAGCAGGCAGCAGAAATTTTGGAAATAACTTTAAAGAAGAAGAAAAGCACATTCGAAGTTATGAACAAAAGAGCAAATGGAGAACTTTTTCATAGTTTTTTCTCCGCTTCTGTTATTTGTGATCATCAAGGAAAAACTATTGGAATTATGGGAATTGCCCGGGAGTTGACAGAACAGAAGCAATCGGAAAAAAAATTACGCGAACTCAAAGAAGCTGTGGAAACACTTCGCCTTGGAGTTACAATAACAGATATAAACGGTAAAATAATCTATACGAATCCTGCAGATGCGGAATTGCACGGATATGCAGTTCAGGAATTGATTGGGAAGAATGTGAAGATCTTCGCTCCAAAGGATTTAAGAAGAAGGACTTCCCTGAAACAGATAAAAAAATGGACCGGACTGATACGGGAAAGTAAAAATGTCCGAAAGGACGGTTCAATTTTCCCAACCTGGTTGATTTCCAATGTGGTTAAGGATAATAAAGGAAATCCAATCGCGATTGTAACGACCTGTGAAGACATTACCGAAAGAAAAGAAATGCAGAAACAACTTCTCCGTTCGGAAAGACTTGCCGGAATCGGAGAACTATCAGCGGGAATTGCTCATGAAATACGAAATCCGTTAGGGAATATCAGTTCTTCTGCCCAATTCTGTTTGAATAAATTCGAATTGAATGATGATTTGAAACAATTTCTGGAGATCATTTTAAGAAACTCTGAAAATGCTAATAAAATTATCAAAGAACTTCTGGATTTTGCTAATCCGCGTACTATTTCTCTGAAATCAGGTAATATCAATGAGATCATTACTGAAGTGATCAAACTTGTTTCTCCCAGATGCCTGGAAAGTAATATTAAGATAAAGATAAATAAAGATGAGAACATCCCTGAAATAATGATGGATCAGAAATGGCTGGAACAGGCTTTTTTAAATTTTGTTTTAAATGCCAAAGAATCGATGCCGGACGGAGGGATCCTG is drawn from Candidatus Cloacimonadota bacterium and contains these coding sequences:
- a CDS encoding PAS domain S-box protein, which encodes MNKKSILIVEDEKIISKDIKRILIKFGYEVSGIAVSGKEVFAQIQKHKPDLILMDIILKGDLSGIDTAEKIIERWNIPIIYLTAYADEQTLQKAKTTIPYGYILKPFEEKELYAIVEMAFHKHKLEKKLIQSVEYTRNIIDSSLDMIITINKDEKIVEFNRAAEEIFGYSKKDIKEKPFNTLFSKKEQAAEILEITLKKKKSTFEVMNKRANGELFHSFFSASVICDHQGKTIGIMGIARELTEQKQSEKKLRELKEAVETLRLGVTITDINGKIIYTNPADAELHGYAVQELIGKNVKIFAPKDLRRRTSLKQIKKWTGLIRESKNVRKDGSIFPTWLISNVVKDNKGNPIAIVTTCEDITERKEMQKQLLRSERLAGIGELSAGIAHEIRNPLGNISSSAQFCLNKFELNDDLKQFLEIILRNSENANKIIKELLDFANPRTISLKSGNINEIITEVIKLVSPRCLESNIKIKINKDENIPEIMMDQKWLEQAFLNFVLNAKESMPDGGILNIESSFDPHKKEIIIEFSDSGEGISKENMKKIFDPFFTTKTNGVGLGLSLVHQIISAHRGKINVYSIVGKGTKFVITLPVN